One stretch of Natrinema salaciae DNA includes these proteins:
- a CDS encoding helicase-related protein: MSDHQLDALHPDHDTVSAQWFDLHTQATKLKFAHEQGQLLSISNSLVRLEPYQLDAVNWVMQKLRQRALIGDDVGLGKTIEAGLILKELAARNRADRVLFVVPAHLQKKWIRDMDRFFDVDLTVADRAWVEGERRRLGEEANIWNQDQQQLVTSMAFLRQDEFRPALRDAFWDVVVVDEAHKAAKRGDSPSKTANMVDTVTGNSDSLLLLSATPHDGKGEAFRSLVEYIDPFLVAENRELSQETVDRVMIRRGKTDIYDEDGERVFPDREVNSVSVSMTHDERQFYRAVTDYVKNVYNRSEKLNEPAVGFAMALMQKRLVSSVGAIHATLRRRLDDLLDEEAETDGLSEEARAYLDGEDLDEDDKQHAEDEIAGLTVTSTDEQLQEEIDTLRDLVSLAEDLPVDSKAQKVRRFISQLLEEQPDEKLLLFTEYRDTLDYLLEYVQDEPWADEILVIHGDVDKEERARIEDEFNHGQSRLLFATDAASEGIDLQHSCHIMANYELPWNPNRLEQRIGRIHRYGQEEEVKVWNFLFDDTRESEIFEMLQTKVEEIRSQLGNTADVLGILDDIDVDSLIMESIENDEPPSATKEELKEMIEERQRTLEEWYERSLVDTSTFDAESRRQIQEVVDESEDVYGSEGDIREFFERAVEAFGGEFEKRGTNLYQAELPDGINSPGQDATFGPFTFDRDFAMDHEDITYLAPDTDVLQRLMARVLEDERGEVGLKLLPFVDTPGITYNYRVAFEDGTGDVIREETIPVFVDAAQEDAQQALGERVVEGDSVAAKPDVDDLRTVLDAQSDLRTAADRYVSVRVNEIKNHLQEKRHEETARELENLEEYAQAERERIESFIEEYERKADAGSDMDIAIRGQQERLEQLEDRIETRREELRRREQIISLAPEVENYCLTLPL, translated from the coding sequence ATTTCCGATCACCAACTCGACGCCCTTCATCCTGATCACGATACGGTCTCGGCGCAGTGGTTCGACCTCCACACGCAGGCGACGAAACTCAAGTTCGCCCACGAGCAGGGACAGCTCCTGAGCATCTCGAACTCACTCGTTCGACTGGAGCCCTACCAGCTAGATGCCGTGAACTGGGTGATGCAGAAGCTTCGGCAGCGTGCGCTCATCGGCGACGACGTCGGGCTCGGGAAAACGATAGAGGCCGGACTCATCCTCAAGGAACTCGCCGCCCGGAATCGCGCCGACCGCGTCCTGTTCGTCGTTCCCGCTCATCTCCAAAAGAAGTGGATTCGGGATATGGATCGCTTCTTCGACGTCGATCTCACAGTCGCAGATCGGGCGTGGGTCGAAGGTGAGCGCCGACGGCTCGGCGAGGAGGCCAACATCTGGAACCAAGACCAGCAACAGCTTGTCACCAGCATGGCGTTCCTGCGACAGGACGAGTTCCGACCCGCACTCCGGGACGCGTTCTGGGACGTCGTCGTGGTCGACGAGGCACACAAGGCTGCCAAGCGGGGTGACTCGCCGAGCAAGACGGCAAACATGGTCGATACCGTCACGGGGAACTCCGACTCGCTGCTGCTTCTCAGCGCGACGCCCCACGACGGGAAGGGCGAGGCGTTCCGCTCCCTTGTCGAGTATATCGACCCGTTCCTCGTCGCCGAGAACCGGGAACTCTCACAAGAGACAGTCGACCGCGTAATGATCCGACGTGGGAAGACCGACATCTACGACGAGGATGGTGAACGTGTCTTCCCAGACCGAGAGGTCAACTCGGTATCGGTCTCGATGACGCACGACGAGCGGCAGTTCTACCGCGCGGTCACTGACTACGTCAAAAACGTCTACAACCGCTCGGAGAAGTTGAACGAACCCGCGGTCGGGTTCGCGATGGCGCTCATGCAGAAACGGCTGGTGAGCAGCGTCGGCGCGATTCACGCGACGCTCCGCCGACGACTGGATGACCTCCTCGACGAGGAGGCGGAAACGGACGGGCTCTCCGAGGAAGCACGAGCCTATCTCGACGGCGAGGATCTGGACGAGGACGACAAGCAACACGCGGAAGACGAGATTGCTGGCCTGACCGTCACCAGCACCGACGAACAGCTCCAAGAGGAGATCGATACGCTCCGCGATCTCGTCTCACTGGCCGAGGATTTGCCGGTCGACTCTAAGGCCCAGAAGGTCAGACGGTTCATCTCCCAACTCCTCGAGGAACAACCGGACGAGAAACTCCTGTTGTTCACGGAGTACCGCGATACGCTCGACTACCTCCTCGAGTACGTGCAGGACGAGCCGTGGGCGGACGAGATTCTCGTGATTCACGGTGACGTGGATAAGGAGGAACGGGCGCGGATCGAAGACGAGTTCAATCACGGCCAGTCACGGCTCCTGTTTGCGACCGACGCAGCGAGCGAGGGGATCGACCTCCAGCACAGCTGCCACATCATGGCCAACTACGAGCTTCCGTGGAACCCGAACCGCCTCGAGCAGCGGATCGGCCGCATCCATCGCTACGGACAGGAGGAGGAGGTCAAGGTCTGGAACTTCCTCTTCGACGACACCCGCGAGAGCGAGATCTTCGAGATGCTCCAAACCAAGGTCGAGGAGATCCGCTCCCAGCTCGGAAATACGGCGGACGTGCTCGGCATCCTCGACGACATCGACGTGGACTCGCTCATCATGGAGTCCATCGAGAACGACGAACCCCCGAGTGCGACCAAAGAGGAACTCAAGGAGATGATCGAGGAGCGCCAGCGGACGCTCGAGGAATGGTACGAGCGGAGCCTCGTCGATACGAGCACGTTCGATGCCGAGAGTCGCCGGCAGATTCAGGAGGTCGTCGACGAGTCAGAGGATGTCTACGGGAGCGAGGGCGACATTCGCGAGTTCTTCGAACGAGCAGTCGAAGCCTTCGGAGGCGAATTCGAGAAGCGCGGCACCAATCTCTATCAGGCCGAGTTGCCGGACGGGATCAATTCACCGGGGCAAGATGCGACGTTCGGCCCGTTCACGTTCGACCGCGACTTCGCGATGGATCACGAGGACATCACCTACCTCGCTCCCGACACGGACGTCCTGCAACGGCTCATGGCACGCGTGTTGGAGGATGAGCGTGGTGAGGTCGGACTCAAACTGCTTCCGTTCGTCGATACGCCGGGTATCACCTACAACTATCGTGTGGCGTTTGAGGACGGCACCGGCGACGTGATTCGCGAGGAGACCATCCCCGTCTTCGTGGATGCCGCGCAAGAGGACGCCCAGCAGGCGCTCGGTGAACGTGTTGTCGAGGGCGACTCGGTAGCAGCAAAGCCCGACGTCGACGACCTGCGAACGGTTCTCGACGCTCAATCCGACTTACGAACGGCTGCCGATCGGTATGTCAGCGTGCGGGTCAACGAGATCAAGAACCATCTTCAGGAGAAGCGCCACGAGGAGACCGCTCGGGAACTGGAGAATCTCGAGGAATACGCGCAGGCGGAACGAGAACGGATCGAGTCCTTCATCGAGGAATACGAGCGCAAGGCCGACGCCGGCTCGGATATGGACATCGCGATCCGTGGCCAACAGGAGCGTCTCGAACAGCTCGAGGACAGAATCGAAACGCGTCGCGAAGAACTCCGACGTCGAGAGCAGATCATCTCCCTTGCGCCCGAGGTCGAGAACTACTGTCTCACACTACCGCTATAG
- a CDS encoding DNA-methyltransferase: MSHRNRLLVGDAGSRLSELPDESVQLTVTSPPYNLGKDYEEGDDDRRPIAEWRELMDEVVTQLFRVTAPDGKVCINVAASFNSEDEGRYRRVPLRSHIMELCRDAGFDFFDEFVWIKDQYASHGDGALLGSYPYPTNVPVNQRHEYVLVFRKYVSEDYQKQRDRPAAGDERREASKLTAEEWREFAQSVWKLPRPSPSVETDHPAAFPLELPRRLIALYSFAGDLVLDPFVGIGTSAVAAKQTGRDYVGIDRSESYIDTARRRLKGVSEETEAEIAKSPSPSDDIAQYIVDGLERQEPTTLRKIGEYANELASHREFVPTDELEEWADDSEQIAGVTRAHNGTIVLKEVPCGKENCSSCPHGPYKYRVYRDGDTVKTEYLGSAEGVSSS, translated from the coding sequence GTGTCGCACCGCAACCGACTCCTTGTGGGCGATGCCGGTAGTCGTCTGTCGGAGTTGCCCGACGAAAGCGTTCAGCTGACGGTTACCAGCCCACCGTACAACCTCGGTAAGGACTACGAAGAGGGGGATGACGACCGCCGCCCGATCGCGGAGTGGCGCGAGTTGATGGACGAGGTCGTCACCCAGTTGTTCCGCGTAACAGCGCCTGACGGGAAGGTCTGCATCAACGTAGCAGCGTCGTTCAACTCAGAGGATGAGGGACGATACCGACGCGTCCCGCTTCGGAGTCACATTATGGAGCTGTGTAGAGACGCCGGCTTCGACTTCTTCGACGAGTTCGTCTGGATCAAGGATCAGTATGCGTCTCACGGGGATGGGGCACTGCTCGGATCGTATCCCTATCCGACGAACGTCCCAGTGAACCAACGCCACGAGTACGTCCTCGTCTTCCGAAAGTACGTTTCCGAAGACTACCAGAAGCAGCGTGATCGGCCTGCGGCTGGCGACGAGCGACGTGAGGCCTCGAAACTGACTGCGGAAGAGTGGCGAGAGTTTGCACAGAGCGTCTGGAAACTCCCCCGTCCGAGTCCGTCGGTGGAGACCGACCATCCCGCGGCATTCCCGCTGGAGTTGCCCCGACGCCTGATTGCGCTGTACTCATTCGCGGGCGACCTCGTTCTCGACCCGTTCGTCGGTATCGGGACGAGTGCTGTAGCTGCCAAGCAGACGGGACGGGATTACGTCGGCATTGACCGATCCGAGTCGTACATCGACACGGCACGGCGGCGGCTCAAAGGAGTCTCCGAAGAGACGGAGGCCGAGATCGCGAAGTCACCGTCGCCGTCAGACGACATCGCCCAGTACATCGTCGATGGGCTCGAGCGTCAGGAGCCGACGACGCTCCGTAAGATCGGGGAATACGCGAATGAATTGGCGTCCCACCGCGAATTCGTCCCCACCGACGAGCTCGAAGAGTGGGCGGACGATAGCGAGCAGATCGCCGGGGTGACGCGTGCCCATAATGGAACGATCGTGCTGAAAGAGGTACCGTGCGGCAAGGAGAACTGTTCGTCGTGTCCACACGGCCCGTACAAGTATCGCGTCTACCGAGACGGGGACACCGTGAAGACGGAATACCTCGGGTCGGCTGAGGGCGTTTCGAGCTCGTAG
- the rdfA gene encoding rod-determining factor RdfA: protein MTTQEGCKVERVTEKYGLDDADERLLRLRDHEGAGLRRLETRLNIWIIKYAMIQHGMTVLDGEEENYHRLLTDDSVLEGARRDGRRELEEAGIDVDEVTDDFVSYQTIRKHLNKCLGEDTSRNYTPNPQNDQQNIEKLRKRVVNVVEKSINRLRNHDIIQMGTPHVRVSIKVKCGDCGRTHMLRSLFESRECPCATD from the coding sequence ATGACCACACAGGAGGGGTGTAAGGTTGAGCGCGTCACCGAGAAATACGGACTTGACGACGCCGACGAACGACTGCTACGCCTGCGAGACCACGAAGGAGCCGGCCTCCGTCGCCTCGAGACGCGACTCAATATATGGATTATCAAGTACGCGATGATCCAGCACGGGATGACTGTTCTCGACGGCGAGGAGGAGAACTATCACCGCTTGCTTACAGACGACAGCGTATTGGAAGGTGCCCGTCGTGATGGTCGCCGCGAACTTGAGGAGGCTGGTATCGATGTCGACGAGGTTACGGACGACTTCGTTTCCTACCAGACCATCCGCAAGCACCTCAACAAGTGCCTTGGCGAGGATACCAGCCGCAACTACACTCCGAATCCACAGAACGATCAGCAGAATATCGAAAAACTACGGAAGCGAGTTGTCAACGTCGTTGAGAAGTCTATCAACCGTCTCCGAAACCACGACATCATCCAGATGGGTACGCCGCACGTCCGAGTGTCGATCAAAGTCAAGTGCGGTGACTGTGGCCGAACGCACATGCTTAGGAGCCTGTTTGAGAGCCGCGAATGCCCGTGTGCCACCGACTAA